A window of Oryza glaberrima chromosome 2, OglaRS2, whole genome shotgun sequence genomic DNA:
CTACTTGACCTAGCCATCATGCATTTCTGAAACTCATAATTTCGAAATGgtgaattcttttttttgtgtatgTGCTTTCAGTCCTTATATCTCTTTTCATTGTtcatatttaaaattattagcTAGTTTTTgcatccagaaaaaaaaataattcagtaCGGTCACGTTCTTCATAAAAACTAATCTTGATATTCATATGCAATGCAGTGATGAAGGTGTTCATTGGGCAGTACAAAATGGTTTGCAGCTTTCAAGAAGCACTGTTGTTTATTTCAAGCACAATGACATGGCTTCACTTGCGAGCACTTTGGAAAAACTAACTCATGGAAACAAACGTACAGAAAACATTAGGCGCTATATTGTTGTGGAAGCTATTTACCAGGTTTGTAGCTTACTCATGAATTCTTTTTGCTGAGAAATACACTGACTGAATTTGTTTCTAAAGTCTGTCTATTGTTCTGGATACAGAATTCTGGCCAAATTGCACCCTTGGATGAGATAGTTCGATTGAAGGAGAAATACCGGTTTCGTGTTATTTTGGAGGAGAGTCATTCTTTTGGCGTTCTTGGCAAGTCTGGACGTGGCCTCGCTGAACATTATGGAGTTCCTGTGAGTGCTCCccctcattttttttcatatatttccACAACAGCGAACCTGAAACAACAAATAAAGAACTGGGCAGGCATAATCAGTGGCTCAGTAGACAAAGTGCAATTTGTATTAAGAAAATCTTCCTTGTTGACTAGCTTAGTTTGCTGCACAATTGAGTTCTACTAGTTTTCTAAGTAATTCTTTACCGATGCAGATTGAAAAAATAGACATTATCACTGCTGGAATGGGAAATGCATTAGCTACTGATGGTGGTTTCTGTACAGGAAGTATCAGAGTGGTTGATCATCAGGTAGGTGCCATATTAGATCGATAGCATATTGATGATGGTATAGAAATACTTGCATCTTCAGTATTTTTAACTGGCTGTACTGTTGTCATCTTGCAGCGTCTAAGCAGCTCCGGTTATGTTTTCTCAGCCTCGTTACCACCATATCTTGCTAGTGCAGCAATTTCTGCTGTGGACCACCTGGAGGAGAACCCATCGGTTCTTGCCAATCTAAGATCAAACATCACTCTTCTGCATAAAGGTCACTAATTCTCTTGGCACCTTTATTGAGTAATTTTACTATTTCTTGCTTCCATTAATTTACCGAACATAGTGCACTGGTAATATGTTACTAACCTAGTTTATAAAACTGTGATGTACTTACTATGGGCTATAGTCAAAGTACCGAAAATACACAATGTTTAGCATCCTTACAAGTATTTGATGTACTTgtgatatcaaaattttaggaAACGTCTGGCATATTTCGCTGTATATTTGCCCATCCACTCATCTTTTCATTTGCATTTGATGTGCAGAGTTGTCAGATGTACAGGGGCTTGAAATTGCTAGTAATATATTGTCACCTATTGTCTTCCTCAAATTGAAGACATCAACAGGTTCTTCTGTTGCTGACCTGGAGCTCCTTGAGGTTATTTCAGAGAAGGTATTTAGTGGTGGATTCAACAAATTCCTGAAAAGCACTTGAGATTTGATTTTTGGAGTTAAACCAATAATGTATTTTACGTAATTGTAATTTCACAGGTATTGAAGGAAGATTCAGTCTTCATTGCAGCGACGAAACGATCGAGTTTGGACAAGTGTCGTCTTCCGGTTGGAATCCGCCTATTCGTATCAGCTGGTCACACTGAATCTGATATCCTGAAAGTATCTGAATCCCTGAAAAGGGTTGCAGCATCAGTGCTCTAGTGACAAACTGACAACCTTGCATCTGGCATGATGTGTTCTACAGTTACGTAAAAATCTGTATGCTCGTTGATCTGGCTCAATTTGCTGTCGTGTCTAGCagaattacaaataaaattttgtaaaacaGTTTGAATTAAAATATCTGATAGTTTTGTTCTTCTATAGTCTCTGTACATCGGCTGATTCTTCAACAGTCTGTCAGTTCTGGCATTGTTAGCACATTGGTCAACATATGCAATtcattaatagaaaaaagaaaaaaaaagctcagcCCAGTAATTCCCGTGCCATACAAAGCCCGTGAAATCTCACTGGAGCGGGCCGTGCGGGTTTGGGCCGATGCGTGTATGGGATTTTCACACGGAGCTTCCTCCATTTCGAAGTTCAAACGGAGACTCAGATTTGTATTTTTAGTCATGGCTATTTGCACTGAACATAACTTACTCCTATCTAGCCACTGAACATAACTTACTCCTATCTATCATGCGGAAAACAATGATCAAATTCAAGAACCAATCAGCTTTAAAAAGCCAGAGCCCACATATTAATAGAAAGAATGAAGCtaggcatttttttttgaaatattttttccctTCTCAATTTTACAGAAACCGAGGGGAAAAGAATatttcgagaaaaaaataataaataaatcaaagTTGAACTGTTCAAGCCAACAAGGGCAAGGCAGGGGGGAGTGGGGGGACTGTACCTGGACACCATGACGCTGGGCAAGTGGGGCAGGTAGTCAGGTTGTCCGCCCTGCAGCGCGTCGTGTGTGGTTAGCAGATGTTAAAGTTGACATTTCGACAATAATGTGGTGCACGAAATGGCGACTGTGACAAAGCATTCCTCCATCCAAGTCGCCATCCAAGGGCAGCAGTTGCATGGGCCTGGGCGCCGCGCCGGCCCCAACGTTGAGGATCGCTGCTTtactctccttcctcctttctAGGAGTACTCCTTCgtaaacaagaaaaaaacaatctaaATAGGGATATGATATCTTCTAAGACAACGAATTTAAATATGAGATAATATGAAATTATCCACGTAGATTCATAATCATccacatataaattattttcttttgggtgagagagagagtactACATTAGTCCGGATTTTCATCCTTTAACAAATTTAGCAGAATCCCTAATTAATACTCCTAGTTATGCTCCCTTTCAGCAGCAATCAATCCCAAATACTTTCTTTAGTTAGTTGCAAGAGCAGTTGCAACTTTGCAAGTGTAGGTGATCATGAAACAAAATCAGTTTTTTCCAAAGGCGTCACGGGGAAGCAAATTTTCTGCTGCCTTTTCTGCTTGCTGCTCTGCTGCTGCACGGTGCCGCCAGTCGTGCAGACGGAGGAGGGGGGGAGAGCGCGCGGTTGCTTTGCGAGCAGGGTGCAGAACGTGATTCCATCGTTGGAGCCAGAGGCTGCGGTTGGGCTTCGCTTTGCTTTCACCCGGTTTTACCGGCAGAAATGGGCATCACCGGTAGGACACCGGGTGCGGCTACTTGCGCCAACAGACGGCCCAGAATCCCCACCACGCCACCACTCACGGTCACGGATCTGCCAGCCGGTCAGGCACTCAGGCTGCTTCTGTTCTTCAGTTTCAATTCAACGCCCAAGATTATGATACATTGATACTAGTAGTATCTGAATCTAACCACTAGGTCTACTACCAACAGAACAGCCGCCTCAAATTTTCCAAATCCATGAGCACCACTGCTGACCATCACAGCACATACATTGGATCATGGGAAACATCGAAGAAAAATGACAAGTGAATCACACTCACAGTTCACAGATGAAAATATGGAAGCAGCACAAGCACATAGCATAGGTGAACTGCAGCAATTCACAGAAATTTTCTCATGTTTTTGGACACAATTTTCATCTGAACAAGCCTGCTACGCACTAAGAGAGACTACCCTCTTCTTCAGTTCAGCCAAAAGGTGATCAACTGATCACTGTATGTACATCGGACAAACTCGGGTAGAAAGATATAGCTAGCTCCCAAATTCCAGCCAATTCACCAGAGCTCGTCATCGTCCTAACTCCTACTGGACACAAACGCTAATAATACGCTACTACCACTGAACCCTGCCACTAATCCAAGCCAAAATTCACAGCTAGCAGACGAGTCCTTCGCCTGAAGAAAAGCTATCTACACATGGATGGAGTTCATCGTCATCCTCGATCGAACGAACTAGCCCATCACCGCGGCTCCCCCACGGCTCACGATCCAAGGATGCCCTGCAACACGAACACCAAACGATCCAATCGTTAGCAAAAACACCTCACATTTTCTGGGAATCATGTACTGATATTATAAAGTGGAGCAGAACGGAGGAAGAGGGTTAGTGCGTACTTAGGACTTGGTCGGCGGAGAACCTCCTGGAGACGTCCTTGCAGAGCATGCGGCGCATCAGGTCCTTGGCCTCCGGCGAGACGGAGGCGAACGCGCGCGGCGGGAAGCGGAGGTTGCCGCGGAGCACGCACTGGAAGAcctccgcggcggtggcgccgtagAAGGGCAGGGTCCCGGAGAGCATCATGTAGAGCACCACCCCGGCGCTCCACACGTCCACCTTCTCGCCGTACTCCCTCCCGGCCACCACCTCCGGCGCCACGTAGTAGGGCGTCCCGACCAGCCCCGTCATCGGCCTCCCGTCCCCGAACCACCCCCCCGACCCGAAGTCGCCGAGCttgagcacgccgccgccgtcgaacagGAGGTTGTCGGGCTTCACGTCGCGGTGCGCCACCccgcggcggtggcaggaggCCAGCGCGGAGGCCAGCTGCGCCGTGAGGCCCGCGGCCTCGTGCTCCGGGAGGCGGCCGCGGGAGGAGacgagggagaggaggtccCCGCCCGCGCAGAGGTCGACCACGAGGTGCACCGCGGCGTCGTCCTCGAAGGCGGCGTGGAGCGCGACGACGTGCGGGCTGGCCCCGGGCCCCGGCGCCGACGCGACGAGGTGCACCTTGGGCTCCTGCTCCGCGAGCGCGAGGTCGAGCGcgtccgccgcccccgcctcccgcAGCGGCGCCTTGGGCGTGGACTTGACCGCGAACGCCTCCCCCGTGGCGACGGCGTAGCAGCGGCGGACGGTGCCGAAGCGGCCGCGCCCGATCTCGTCGCCGATGACGTACTCCTGCCTCAGcgagagctcgccgccgctgctcatGCTATCTCCGCGATTCTCTTCTCCCCCCTTCTGTCTCCGCTGGTctccgacgccgcggccgcctcgcctATAAATGCAGCCGAAAAACGCAGCGGCCAAGGAGACGAAATGGAATATCCGCctcgccttttttttctttggctcCTAGCgaacccttttcttttcttagagATTGGTATTTTTAAACCGATTTCTAAACTTAACCGGGATATAAGTAATCATTTTAAATTGAGAACTTAGCCACTTAACAATTCAATATGAAGTTAGctcttatcaaaatttaaactcaGGATTTTGGAGGATTACTCAAGTCATTATGATCACTAGGCTACATGCTCTTTCGCACCTAGCGAACCTACCTGGTGATGCGTATCGTCCAGTTTTTTTCCCTCTCCTTTTCCATTTAATTACTCATTAGCGTAGTTATTAATAAGCTTTATTAGGGCACGTTCAACGGTTGAGCCCGTTATGGGCTCATAGATATGCCATGTCAGAATAAAACAGTAGTTCTACAAAGGCTGGCTTTTTTTTATCGTCTCTCCACTGATATGCAGTAATTAAATTCTAGTAGCAATGATTACGTGATTTTCTGCACTTTGAATCTAAATAAGCGACTTTTATTGAAGATGGACCATACAACGGTCGTTGTTTATCTCGTGTGCTCATGTTTATCTCGATGAGAGCCGATGTCAAGCCGATGGCATGCAAAACATCGATGCatctcctttctcttttctctcttttccacCTAATCAAATATGCTTACATGGCAAAGAGAGCCCACTAATTAATGTCTTTGTATATGCTTACCGGCTCATGATTTAACAAGGAAATAAATTTGAGCAAAATAGAAATGAGATACGCATCTCCCCAGATGGATATTATctactaaaaaaaatctctccaGATCGATGAAGTGTATTATGTTGTCTTACTCCTAATAATGTCTTTCTTTTAAAGTCTGGAGATTTGTATTTATTTGTTGAGGGGAAAACGGGAGCAGTGGACGGGTTGGGTTTCGTTGTTTGGCCaatggatgttttttttcttattttttgggATAAATAAACTAGTGCAGAAACCGATGTAAGCACGGGACAAGTGTCTGTATGGTCGGTGGGACCCAAAGAACAGCGAATTATTGGGGCCCATGAAACGTGGCCTCCTTGGAGCGTGATGACGAGGATACTGTGCCGCTACAGTGTCCGCATGTTATACACAGCTGCAGCGTTGGACATGGCCATCTTTCCATTCTGCCCATGATTATATTGCTTTTTTCAAGGGAAAAAGGTAAAGAGGAGAGGAAACGGACTACCGTCTCTTCTTTGTTTAAGCTTGACCTCCAAACTGTGATCAAAACAAAGTTcactatttttcctttttcgtgAAACAGTGAACAAATGGTAGTACTGTCCAGAGTTTACAAAACCACGTGTAACCGAGCGGTTACCGTGGTTACCATACTTACTATGGGGTACGGTAAAAAATACCCACAGTAACCTccataaatttaaataaatttaaattttttaaaaaattttataaaatttacatgGTTTCGTACGGTTTATCACGGTTACCATcacggtaaccgtgcttactgTCAGGGCACGATAACCCTGACCCCGACGGTTTAAAAAACCCTCGTACTGTCTCGTTCTTGGCTCGTTTAATTTTCAGAAATAGGATCGTTTTGATCGCATCGAGCTTGAGCGATCCGATGGCCTCGTCGACGAAGAATATGGAATTAATGCCGCCATTTTGTTGTTTTGTGGTGCGGTGTTGTCGTGATTACGATTAAACAGCTTATCCATATTTGGTTTTTATGACGAACGAGGAGAGGATATGTAGGGATTATATATCTGCATCTTCATGCATTCCTTGTGCGATCGACACCTGATCTACATGCGTAATGAAAACCTGCCACGATTGGTACCCGTCTCGTTCGTTCTTATCAACTGGACTAGCCAACAAGGCCCACGACGAATGCATGCGTGCCTAAGCAGGATTTACGCATGCATGCAGGCATGTTGTATAAATCTTTTTACCGTAGAGAGATTGTCTCGATTAATTACCTGGTCTAGATTTACGCGGAAAAAAAGCGTCGAAATATATTCAGTGGTGAAATGGGCCATCAgttgttcttttttgtttttttggcatGAGGGAGAAATATAAGGAATAAGCAAAACAATATATTTGtcaacgaaaaataatttgtaaataaaacttttatatacatattcttagcgatctaaaagcaaaaaccgaaaaataaacttcaataaaaaaacttaaaatcaacttcaaatttaagattgaaaatttaaattttaactgataaaaaaaacataaaaataaacgAAAAGATAAGTTCCATTCAGTCGATCACCTGCACTCCTGCAGGCCGCAGAAACTCGATCGAGAACTTACGTCGCTGCTTCGGAATCGCCGTAGAATTCCACCGGCGGATCGATGCGCTCGATCTACTGTCAGTATCAACTGCGCATGCGACGTTTCATCGTTCACGACGCAATGTGTACAGCGGCTGAAACCAACGACAAGTGGATCGCGAACGCTGCTGCTAGCGAACAGCGCCCGACAGTGAAGCCGCGAGCAAGTCCCACCACCGATCGATCGTTCCATCGTTCGTTCGCTCGCTGCGTTTCCGCCGTTGAATTGACCGCGCGCACGGGCGCTGCCGCTGCTTGACAAGAAATCCGCGCGCGTGCTGCACTGCAGCCGCGCGCCCACTTGGACGACGCGGTGAATCCGGCTGCGACTTCTTCCCAATTCCCAACTCCCAAGCCGGCAAACCGCGCGTTTCgaacggacggcgacgacgacgaagctAAGCTAGCTCCACGTTTTCCAAACTGGACGCGCCGGCTTCGCAACCGGCAACTCGATCGTATCGCGCTTACTTTTCTCGCATTCGCAGCCTAGCTACCAACCTAAACCGTATATTCTGCTTCAATTCAGACGTCAACGAACACACAGTTCCGGAATATCATCGCTCGATCCATCGATCGGCTGCGCTTGAACGATAGTGAGTTAGTGACAGAAAGCTACTACTATATGATAACAAAAGCGGaaagtgtgtatatatagatgTACATGCATGATGAATCAAACGAATCATGATCACCAACTTGATAACAAACGATTATTATCAAATTTATCATGTTAACAACGAAAAGGCAGGCAACGGAAATGGACCAGCTTTTTCATCAGCAGTTGAGGCCAGGAAGAAAAGAAATGGAATATGGGTTGGACTCTGCATTTAGAATTGCTCTGCAAACCTGGCTGTGGGGGCTGACCAGGCAAGTGGATTAAttgaaaaatattaattatttctatAGTTGCATCTCCATCTCCAATCTCCTCCTCTCGATCAAAGGACCAAATACAAATGCTCGTGGTTGGTTGGTCACTGACTTTAGCTTAGATCCAATGACCGCAGTCTTAATTAGCTGGCTTGATATATCATttgtgctgtttttttttatctgggTGATAGACACCTCGCACCTAATTGGAATTGTTTTTACACCACTAACTAAGGGAGGttatatatatctcatctcaaCGTTTATTTTATACTGGCCATATAGGTTAACTAGCGCCATATCTAATCTAAATTCATTGGCTTTAGTTTATATCAATGAATGAATGATTCTGACAAAAACAAATGGTCGTGTTCAGTGTTTGCGCATGATGCAAGCTGACTCCGATGAAATGTTTGTTTCTGTGCATGTTGCCGAAGCTAGCAGGCTAGGATCAAATCTATATGTTTGTTTCTGTACAAGTTGCCAACTACTGTACGCATTCTACCTCTTGTAAATTAACTACTTTGTGCACATAAACAAGTGCTCCATACCTCCATACATATACGATAAAAACATATATCACTGTCAATCTGTCATCTATTCTGAAGAGGTAAGCCACATATTTTGGAAGTCTAGAATCGACGCCGGCTGACACTGCATGCTGTGTATAATATTCTTGGAGCATACATAATACAATACGTGTACGTGGAAAGATAAACAAAAATACACGTAAATATcgatcacaagttcacaaccaaGTTGTTATCCATATTTCGACAAGTACATTATcccatatgtaaaaaaaataaattaattaacttgcatgtttaaaatgatttatcacatattaatttaccatgttgatttttttaaatatttttataactatttgaatGACACGTAAACAACGAATGAATATACATTCCAGGTAGCTGTACATCATAACCGGCTATTAAACACCAATCAGTTCTGGTCGTGCTACTCGTGGTTAATCAGTCATTCATTTTTCTTGAATCGTACCACCGCTCATAATAATGATGTCTTTCTACCACATCAACAATTAACCGGTTATTACCAATCAGTTCTTGGCGTACGTACTCGTGGTTAATGGGTTGACGACGACATTTTGGAGGTATGGAAATGTggtgaaacattattttttttttacgctAACTCTTACACGGACGACGAGTCATCACGCGAGATGAGACGTGGACGTGAGAGGAATTGAACCGGGCGCGGCCAAGTGCaatcgcatgcatgcatgcacctgtGCCGAGTCGATTGGATGAACGGCGCGGTCGCCATGTCATGGGTGACGTACACCACCTTCGATCGACTTCGAATGCAAGAAATTTACGGCATGAATGGAATGAACCAAGAATGCACGCGCGTGCTGcttcttgattgattatgtCATCGGCACACCACATACTCTATCTGGATCTTCGGTAATTAATAATTCCTGCAGCTATCTATCTagcaatatatattttctgcTATGTGTACCATATAAAagatcatctctctctctctctctctctctctctaaaaaagCAGTAGTACGTGTTCCTGTGCTCCTTCTCGATCTTCTTGCAATCAGCTATATTGTTAAGACCGGTCAGGGTCAGCGACATATATTGCCTGGCGAAATAGTCGTGCAGGTCCCTGGGAGAAATTAATCCTACGAGACTAAAAGTGGATATATTGATGTGTGTTCTGTTTTCATAAATTTGTCAATCCATCTGTAATTTTATAAGTATGTTAGTTATCCTAAGACCTAAGACTATCATCTACTGGTCTGGTCTCGTATGATTATTTTCCGTTCTTGACAGAGCGGCGGCTTCACGCAAAGACGCGAGGACGGCAAGATCGAAGCAAGAATTGAAATACAGAGACGGCAAAGGTCGTTTGTTGGGCCTCATCGATTCGTCCAAAATGGGCTGGGCTTCAAGCTCACTGGTGGGCTGGGGGAGATGCACGTGATGGGCTGGCTAATCGGCTCGCTCGCTCCCACCGAACCAGTAAAACGCCAAAAATAAACAGAAACAGAAAAGGCTAATACGCCATTAACCACCCGGCGCCCGCGCCGCTTAATTCCAAAACCCTCCTGATAAACCAAACCTGGCGCGGTACGCACCACACCACCGCTACCTCATCACTCTCACGCGTCTCCCTTTCTCCGCACTCCTCTTCGCTCTCTCTCGTGATCTCGTCTGatcagctccgcctccgcctcagaATTCAGAAATCCCCAAACCCCAATGCTGCTGCTACCTCGCAGTCGCACGGCGAATCGGGGATAAGCACCGGCGGACGGATCGGAGATGGAGGCGCCGGGCCTCGTCGTCGGAGCGGCGCTGcgagcaccgccaccgccacctcctctccgGTGCTCCCCGCGTGGCGCTGCGGATCGCCTCCTCGTCTTCTCGCGGGAGCCTCGACCTCGACTCGCCCCTCTCACCCGGTGCTACTGTTCCAGGTACTTTGCTTGCTTGCGAAGTTGCGATTCCACTGCGCTGGCGCTCACACACCCGCGCGCACTCGTAACATGTGGATGTGGGTAT
This region includes:
- the LOC127763341 gene encoding phosphoenolpyruvate carboxylase kinase 2-like produces the protein MSSGGELSLRQEYVIGDEIGRGRFGTVRRCYAVATGEAFAVKSTPKAPLREAGAADALDLALAEQEPKVHLVASAPGPGASPHVVALHAAFEDDAAVHLVVDLCAGGDLLSLVSSRGRLPEHEAAGLTAQLASALASCHRRGVAHRDVKPDNLLFDGGGVLKLGDFGSGGWFGDGRPMTGLVGTPYYVAPEVVAGREYGEKVDVWSAGVVLYMMLSGTLPFYGATAAEVFQCVLRGNLRFPPRAFASVSPEAKDLMRRMLCKDVSRRFSADQVLRHPWIVSRGGAAVMG
- the LOC127763338 gene encoding long chain base biosynthesis protein 1b — translated: MEMVLPVANATAAALARVSAMFNAPLARAVVFGIHIDGHLVVEGLLIAAILFQLSRKSYKPPKKPLTEREVDELCDEWQPEPLCPPIKEGARIEAPTLESAAGPHTTVDGKEVVNFASANYLGLIGNEKILDSCIGSVEKYGVGSCGPRGFYGTIDVHLDCETKIAKFLGTQDSILYSYGISTIFSVIPAFCKKGDIIVADEGVHWAVQNGLQLSRSTVVYFKHNDMASLASTLEKLTHGNKRTENIRRYIVVEAIYQNSGQIAPLDEIVRLKEKYRFRVILEESHSFGVLGKSGRGLAEHYGVPIEKIDIITAGMGNALATDGGFCTGSIRVVDHQRLSSSGYVFSASLPPYLASAAISAVDHLEENPSVLANLRSNITLLHKELSDVQGLEIASNILSPIVFLKLKTSTGSSVADLELLEVISEKVLKEDSVFIAATKRSSLDKCRLPVGIRLFVSAGHTESDILKVSESLKRVAASVL